A region from the Lycium barbarum isolate Lr01 chromosome 8, ASM1917538v2, whole genome shotgun sequence genome encodes:
- the LOC132608039 gene encoding uncharacterized protein LOC132608039 yields MAPYEASYGQKCRSPISWFDVSETKLLGLELVQQAVEKVKLIQERLLTAQRRQKSYSDNRRRDLKFAVGDWVFLKLEAVHPVFHVSMLRKCLGDPSCITPIEDIQVTEDLSYEEVPVAILDRQVRKLRNKEIASVKVFWLNLVVWPCVALAIGLSCLKGFG; encoded by the exons ATGGCGCCATATGAGGCTTCATACGGGCAGAAGTGCAGGTCCCCTATTAGTTGGTTTGATGTTAGTGAAACGAAGTTATTAGGACTTGAGTTGGTGCAACAAGCGGTAGAGAAAGTTAAGTTAATTCAAGAAAGGTTGTTGACGGCTCAGAGGCGACAGAAGTCATACTCAGACAACCGACGTAGAGATCTGAAGTTTGCCGTGggagattgggtatttttgaag CTAGAGGCagttcatccggtatttcatgtctccaTGCTTCGTAAATGCTTAGGAGATCCTTCTTGTATCACCCCTATTGAGGATATTCAAGTTACTGAGGACTTGTCGTACGAGGAAGTTCCTGTCGCCATCTTAGATCGTCAAGTTCGTAAATTGCGAAATAAAGAGATAGCTTCGGTTAAGGTATTTTGGCTGAATCTTGttgtgtggccctgtgtggctttgGCTATTGGTTTAAGCTGCTTGAAAGGTTTTGGATAG